DNA from Diachasmimorpha longicaudata isolate KC_UGA_2023 chromosome 17, iyDiaLong2, whole genome shotgun sequence:
TTGAGGAagtttttgggaaatttaCGGCCAATgatttgttcatttattttaagaaaaataacCGGCGCCTTAATGTCAtccagaattgaaaaaatattaataaacatAATTACATACAACTAATCAAAGTTTTTCCTTGATACAAGtaccaaaaaattaaatacaaaTCCCcacagaaatatttaataaacaattccaCGTTCCCCCTGTTCCCAAAAACGTCTCAATTCATCGTGTTAGTGTTTCCACaccaataaatcatttttccggaaaattttctCCCGAAAATGCACCTGAGGAAGCTAATCGGCAGATCTCACCGGTCGAActagaaaaaatgaaacatgAGGGTAAAACTAGGAATGAAAAACGACGCGCGGACGCATAATTTACATAAGCCGTcatccgaaaaaaattttttttcatccgaaTAACCCCCCGACGGTTATTTTTCAGATCTTCATATCTCGTTTTTCCCCCCGCGATCCGTACCTCCCACGATCAGCATGTATCACCAGTATAAACGGTAAACAGAGACGTCCCCAGGCGTCTCCACAAGGTGTCTAAACTCACTGTCATTTCTGCACAGTTGGGAATATTAATGAATCAACAGTGGAAACTGCAGATGTGAAAGCAAAAGGGTACCCCCTTGGATTGTCTTTCTACGTGGGTGATATCTCTGTTCTCAGTCAGTCCAACATTCTGATTATTATCATTTGAAAACTTCTCAGTTACACTGGGTTCTAGCTAACTAACTGGTGAATCTTTGTCCCAGTATCAGGACAATTGTCTTTCACCAATGGAGATGGCTGGATCCGTTCAATGCATTCAACGCCAAGGGGTTGGTACAATTGAGTTTCAGGGAGAAGTTTTCCTTGTCTCTGTGTCAACAAACCCCTGAAAGGGAGGGAACGAGAGGGAGAAATTATAAAAGTTTTAATCTCCGAGTCGCTGGCTTCCGGCTCTGACTTGTGCTCAATGTTCGCTTGTTTCCGAATTGTTTCTTCATGAAATTGTGGCTTTCGCAACAAAAATTgtacagcaaaaaaaattacgtgttcAAAACTCAAACcgttttccaaaaattgaattttatcaaaCCTCACCCCTGAACgtgagaaatttttcctgtcatcaattgaaaaaaaattttttcatcttgtCAATTGCGATTGAATCGGTTGAACCGGTCGTCCGGAACGTGAGACACGCGAAGAATCAATGACTGAGTATTTCTCACCCAGGAGCTAACCCCAGGGGgtccccccccccaacccccaaCCGAAGCGTCAATCCACGTACTTCAGATTCCATCGTTGGTGCCCATCACCCAACTCATTACTCTCCCCCGTAGGATAATGAAACGCACTTTGTTGAGGCATGTAATGCGGGAATATGACGGCATTTACGACGAGAATGATGAGACCAAGACGACACTAACCACCTCAATGCTCGTGTACGAGGGTAATCCGCATGGAAACGAGATGGTGTATAAATATTCCAACCGGTGTTGCTATCTCGACAAATTGATTATTACCATAATCCCACGAAATCCTCTTTTACGTTTGAATAACAACGGATTAAGAAACTACTTCATCTTATTCATTGAGGAGGTACCGACATGAtgggataattttattgatacgACCATgtgggaattttgaaaattgaatggaagactttcattttttcagacAGTTGATGAATGAGAAATTGTTTACAGCTAAAACGCATCTTGAAGGGAGTATTAACGAACCGAGGCCCCCTGAGGGTGGGCCTTATGGGCATGTCCAATCAACTAACTTGAAGCATCTCGAAAAGTTCTTGAAATCGATTCGAtacaaaaaattacgattgCACCCTGAAATATAACGTGTTTCACGTGAATTGAACTCTTTATCTTACACGAAGAATTGTCCTTcgactttaatttttttatattaaaaatatctttcgAAACCGGTCTCAATTTACCTAAAATCCGAACAAACGCAATTTCaattcctccccctcccccctttatCCCACCCAATGCAAATTTATGACAATATAAATTGGGTATGACGTGCATACcagagtgatttttttcattaaaattactaGTCAGTGTTTTTACGTATTTTAACGATGAGTATATCGACGTACATTCAAGGCGGTGTTGCGCCTGGTATAACTCGAAGTAAGggcataaaaatgttttatgcCCCGCGAAACTCGCCACGGCGGTCCCATCAATTAGGACAAACCGTAAATACATGCCAACCACTCGCCACGTAATCAACATATTCAGCATGCCAAATGAAGAAGAGGCGAGAGCAATCATTGGTAGATACCCGTGTCGACGTACCGTGGAGGTGAGCATACTCATGAGGGGAGGAATGAAGGGAATTGCCAATTTGCGTATGGGGATGTGGCTGTTAAATTCAAAGACAGTGCATGACAACTCGGTGACGgttgatttttattggaaattcctcggtattattttttacggtGCTTACTAATTAATACGAAAATTCCTTAAATGATTGGATTGGAATTTCCTGACGAAATTTTCAACTATTTATGTCTGAATTGTTAATAAAGGTCTTATCGCGATTGTTAATTATTctatcgaatttttttcccataaaaaCCCACTGATTTTGTTCAATAAAAGAATCACCTTTGGACAAATGTTAAGAGGAAATGAAAGCAATTATTTGCGATTAGATTATTAACGCAATGATGAGAGAATCATTGACGTCAATGTTGTGTAGTGTGATGCACAAAATACCTTCTGCATACGCTTAAATATCGAGTAGACCTCATCAAGAGGATGGTTTATTAGAAAATCAACTTGACACACGATTGTCAGACGTCAAACTCGTTAAAACGGGGGAAAGGGGAAAGGGACGTTATTCCTAATGATCGAATGGTATAATGAAGAGTGAAAGATACTCGGGTGCCGTATTTTCCATCTTTCGGAATGTATTATTTATGGATTTATGACTGCACTCACCGTTTTGAGGGGCACTTTGAACGGCAGAAATTTGGTATTCTCGATGACTGTCCCATACGGCTTATATTGGAGCCACCTGCAATTAAAAGTAGTTGATTAACAAACAGAGAATTTTATTGAGGGCTCTTAGAATGAGAAAGGAAGGTAAAACTAATTACTGTGGTGTTTTATGACCCCCGACGACCCGAAATTTGGGTTTCTAAGAAAACCAGCCAATTAGCTAAATGTATATAGTCTAGACGGAGGATAAAACCTTTATTTgttgtaaaataataaaataaaatggggAAACGGATTTTTTCATTGCCTTGGAAGcagaaattataaattatccaCCAGaagtattatatattataaatttttcattttatgtgGTTCAAACTGGAATGaaattaacataaaaaaataaaaccgataaaagataaataataaataaatacagtaaaaaactgaattttttgctatggaatgtttttaaaaaattcaatatccgtccgtataaattaatttttgtcgttACGAGTGAcagaatgaattaaaatttcctgCAGTACTCCCAATGACATCTACCAACGAACCCCAAAACtacagaataattttcaagtcgATGCCAGCTCTGGTGAGCATCAGGTAAATTGATCGAAATATTTCCGGAGTCAACACCAAATGTAAATATATCATCAACATCGGGATCGTCCCCCAAATTCCCATcccaaaataataaacaactcAGTGTGAATCGCTTTAACATGATATCTATTGAAATCACACGTATTTGGATGAGGAAAAGCTTGGAGCGTTGTTGATGCGAGATAACCTCAAAACGCTCCAAACAAACACAATTACGTAGTTACTGACGaatgacaatgaaaattaatgaatatttatttgctaACCTGTCCGGAATGGCCTTCATTTCACACACTGACTCTTAAAATCACTTTATCACAagttaataaacaattgttaatgaataacGCACAGATTGGCAGAGACCTGAATACAGCAAGAACACACGTAGGCGACTGCCGACTGTCGACTGTGGGTTGCGCGCGCAAGACGCCACGCTTTATACTGAGGCGCGCGTTGGggttttcgaaaaataatttttcggttTATGCATTCATgtcttttaaattaattgatacaTAAATTGTAtcctatttttaaaaaaataaaaattcagcaaGTGAGGTAATGGTACGGTCAACGAATAAATCatctgataaaattaatttttgtttttttttattaattaactcgTTGGACATTGCACGTCTCCCTCGCTGGAGGCTTTCAGGTTCATCACCTCGGTCAGAATTTTCTTTTCGAGATCGAGGAGAGCTGCAGGTTTCTTGTACTGCGTTTATAATAagagaataattaatataataaataaacaaaccaTTGAGAGGAGTCATCGAGGAATATAGCGTCTGAGGCATCACCGTTATGACTAGAGTATTGAACTGATGTGTAAAAGAGATTCTGTCCTGGTCAGGCTTCAGGCCCACTCTGTCCAGATCTGGAATGTTCAGTTTCTTGAAGTATTTTTTGTTACTCGTACGAACAATCAGGAGTCCACCGTCAGCAGTGATGGAGTAAACCTCCTTGGGATAGGGAAGGTTTCTTATCCTCCATTCTAAGCCAGTTT
Protein-coding regions in this window:
- the LOC135170544 gene encoding protein DPCD, giving the protein MASEQWLSVLQKAKKTAIIQDGKRKVHFLLEDGRELVEEYNLETNVVTRRAWREKGKLGQDVGWVVEIGDPEPKREDNLDISGIRESSSAPIVSRRITKTGLEWRIRNLPYPKEVYSITADGGLLIVRTSNKKYFKKLNIPDLDRVGLKPDQDRISFTHQFNTLVITYKKPAALLDLEKKILTEVMNLKASSEGDVQCPTS